A region of the Cannabis sativa cultivar Pink pepper isolate KNU-18-1 chromosome 3, ASM2916894v1, whole genome shotgun sequence genome:
GTCTTTTGTTTATAGAGAGGCTAATCATGTAGCTCATAAGTTAGTCAATTAAGTTTTGACCACTAAAGTTAGTGCTATGTGAATTGAGGTTAGCCCCCTTTGTGTAAGTCGTGTTGTACAAGTTGATTTGCCTTATCCTGTGTAATTTTCGTTTATTAATGAatttatttcgaaaaaataataaataaataaaaaaaagaagaaataagaaaaatatattaatgtgTCATTTTGtcatacaatataaaaattagtatatatttaataaagttGTAGGAGCGAGACGTATATGATTTAAGCTCCctaagcataaaaattcaattttttcttgggtaaatactattttggatccCGTGTTTTGCAAAAGTCACCAATTAGACCATCTGCTTTACAAAACgaactctctattttcaaaaatagtataaataggatcttgagtttaatttttgacaattttttttaatataacgaACTTGAAGACAATCCTTAACACGGACAGATGTAAAAAACTTAATCACAGTTTTATCGTAACACCTTTAggtttgattattattaagttttattttgataaaaaatcaattcaggatcctatttgtacaattttaaaaaatatatggtctattttatcatttaataaaataaaaattttaatttataagttttgcaaaacacaggataTAAAATGGATTTACCTTTTTTTTCCTTGAGACAATTTGTGCCATTGTTAATTTTAGATGCATTTGAGTTACATGTAATACTTTGtgccattgtttttttttttttttttaaatttttttatgggtatactatatactgtttttttttctttataagaTTTAAGTGCTAAGAGCATCACCAAGGAGGCATCAAATTTGGTGATGCAGTAGAATTAGCCCTCCAACGTAACATCAAATTTTACACTAAATTGCTGTGTGTGCTACAGTGCACGGCATATATGCCGTGCACTGTTCACAcggcatacttttttttttttttttttatatataactaatttttgtatatgtctatatcattaattgtatttattaaattacaatgtgtctttttagtcttttttttattaaaaaattaatataataataaggaatatttttttagtgtaatttttggtgttgtgGTTGGAGTGAAGATAGTTTTTAACATCAAATTTGGTGATAGTGTGACACCATATTTGATGAGCTCCTTGGAGATGCTCTAAGTGCATGCTTTTGTGTATTCATTCAATTATTATTACCATATATTTTGTGGAAATGCCTcgagaaattgatttttgaaggttgtaaaaataaagagaaacttacaaaatactagaatttgggttaatttttacaaaaatactggcactcgattttttttttttaaaatactgtgattttataaaacaacagaACAATGGAAcacaaaatagaacaactaaaaacagcagtggaacaactaaaaacaacCATAGAACAAcaatgaaaacttaacacactactcagtataaaacttacacaataattttttttaaaaaaaaaaaaaaactgtatttttgaaaaaaaattctaccctatagtaaaaaagtaaaaagaagTTAGAAATTTCAGTGTAAATAATCCAAAATAaaaagaggaaattacattgtataccactttactttatttgttttaatttttacctttatcttcacattctttaaaatatatccacttttatagatgatgttcCTATTAAATCCTTTAGATgaatataaattaaatgctAAACTTAAGTATAAAATAAGAGTATATTGGGCACCCCACCTATAAAAGtaggtatattttaataaactataatataagggtatttttgattaatgaataaaaaaagGGATATAAACACAAGtcactattttttataaaaaaaattatggtggcgtttggtaacacttttttaatcagttttctgtttctaaaagtagaaaagtgaaaatatttttcaaaaacatgttctataaaactgtttttacttttcaattttataattagaaatcaaaattttaaaaacaaaaagaatcactttcaatatttttttaaacagttttttttcttaatcaatcttttagattaggaccagactcggacccaaatcccctccctacggccctggcgctaaacccgacttttgacttgaacccgaatccaaatccgaccccggacctagacccgacttaaataaaatcaaaaaataaaaataaaaataaactttacagaacacacttttgttttctgtttttaaaattgaaaaacaaaagtggttacagaacgcatttttgtttttcaaaaataaattttttaaaaacaaaaattttactttcattttgtgattaaaaaattaaaaaacaaaagcgttaccaaacggcacctatatttttacgttcaaagatttttttttacattttttacggttttccatagaaacaacataaaaacaacaagaaaaagtaacatgaaaataacatttaaataacatcaaaataataacaaaaaattaacatacatatgacaaaaaatcaacaacaaattaacaagataacaacataaaaaaccgtattttctgtaaataaaatccaaaaaatcgtaaaaatatttaaaattctgtaaaatcgtatttttgtaatttttttgctgtttttgtgtatttgtgaaattatccgAAAGTATTCCTCAACTTTTCGGAATACCGAAATTTGTCATGATCCAAGAAAAGCCCAAGTCCAGAAAGTAAAAGGGCCGAAACATCGACCCAAATAATAAAGCCCAAGTCCAATAAATAAAAGGGCCACTAAACCCTTGTTTCTGGTTCTTTTGTCATCAATCTTCTTTGAGCAGAAAAACCCTAGCTACCAAAACCCTCTGTCTTTGCTCCAATATCTCACTCCGCAGCTGGTATTCTCAACCTCAATCTCTCCTTTGCCTTTATTACTTCATTTTGTGCATTCttacataaaatttatatatttatacatctTACCGATCAACTGGTTTTTATAGATAATCATGATGAAATTAAAGACCCCCAAGAAAGGAAAAGCTAGGAGAGAGCTTGAGAAACGTGCTCCTAAACTCGTGAGTTCCATTTCAGCTCTGTTTCCCTACATTTCCATTGGGCCTCTGTTTGTTTTCCCGGAAAATTAATCACCCGGAGACCAATGTGTTTTCATtgagtttatttatttgtttaattttttatgattgtGATCTTACAGGTTGAGACAGGGAAAAAGACTTTGATACTTCATGGTTCAAAGACTAGTGGAGTATTGAATTCTGTGTTGACTCAAATTTATCATTTGAAGAAGGAAAGTTCAGTGAGGTTTAGCCGCAAGAATGGAGAAGTTAGGCCATTTGAAAGCGGTGGTGAAACTGCCCTCGAGTTTTTCTCTCAGAAAACAGACTGTGGCATGTTTGTGGTAAGTAGAAAAATTTAGCAGGAATTATCTttcaagtgattttttttttctcttatttgTTTGTCATTGTCTATTACTGCGGATCAGTATAGTTCAATACTATGTTGTagaggaaaaactctttgatctCTTTAGCTACCTAAGAGCTATTAGTGTAAGGCCATATACCCGTTAACCAATTAGAGGTAGTTCAAAAAGATTAGGCATGTAGAGGTTAGGTGAGGAGCCCAGGCATGTGTAAGGTTCGATGTGGGGGAGCCTAGGCATGTCCTTCCATAGATCAACTGAACTCCTAAGTTCATTTATTTCTGTCTAGTACACAATACACATTGTGAGGACTcatttggttgaaaatttgtCTTACAAGGCATTGGTATACTTGTGCATCAGTTGACAGCTTAATATATCTTTTCGAGCTTAAAAGGTTTTTCTTTTGAGTTTCTCATGCAATCATGCCTTAATTAACTGGGAGCTTAGCTAAACAGCGTCATGGGGACAGAGTGAATATTTCTTGGGAGCATTTTTGCATGATGCCTGTATCAAGCAGAGTTGTGTTTCAAGTAATTGTTTTGATACCAATTGTTTGGTTTTGCCTTCATGCAAATTTGATAGTTGAACTTATTACATACATCTTTAAAACCAAAGACTCATGTTGAAGTTTGCTTTTTTAGCATCTTAATAGCACTTGAATACTTTTGCTGGATACTTGGCTATCTAAGAGCTTTTAGTTTAAAAGTATACATTTGAGTGAATGTGTTAGAAGGCATGATTTTTGTGTGCAACAAATTGACAGGCATAATTGCCAATCTCaaactgtaattttttattatgtttcttttgaattTTCCACCGAGAACATCAAACCCCTCACGTCAATATTATGATCTATATAGAAGATTTagttgactattttattttggaGTAATGTTCTGGGTTCCTTTcagttttataaattttattatatgaaTTTGCTTCATTGCTTGTATTTGCAGTTTGGTTCTCACTCAAAGAAGCGACCTGACAATCTTGTACTTGGTAGATTCTACGATCACCACATATATGATCTTATGGAGGTTGGAGTTGAAAATTTCAAGCCAGTGGAATCATTCAAGTATGATGCCAAACTAGCTCCAAAGGCAGGGTCAAAACCTTTTATTGCTTTTATCGGAGAAGGATTTGATAGTGTTGAGGAATTGAGGCATTTAAAGGAAGTTTTGCTTGATTTATTACGAGGAGAGGTACCTTTATCAAGTCCAATGCGCTCaagtttttcattttcatttcagTTTCGAGAAATTTACATATTGACTTCTATTATGCTCAGGTTATTGAAAACATAAATATTGCTGGAATAGACCGTGCATATGTGTGTACAGCTACATCTTCAAATAAAGTGTTTCTTACTCACTGTGCTCTACGGCTAAAAAAATCTGGGACAGTGGTACCAAGAATGGAACTTATAGAAATTGGCCCATCCATGGATTTTGTAGTTCGTCGACATCGTCTACCTAATGAAGGCCTTAAGAAAGAAGCTATGAGAACACTCAAAGACCAGGCTAAGAAGAAGGTTTGATTGCTCAATTCCTCATCTCACTTTCAGTCTCTTTGTTTTCCTGCACACGAAACAGCATTGTAAttgattgttatttttataCCGGCAGGTTAAGAATGTTAGCGAAGATATTATTGAAGGAAAGATTGGAAAAGTATACATTCCAGATCAAAAGGTAAGAAGGGGTGATTCTAATCTCTAATTATAtagttattttcctttttgttATTAATTCCATGCATGGGCATGTTAGATTTTTAACtctataatatattttcaaatttggggATTTAGGTTGGGGAGACTGCTTTACCTTACAAAGCAAAGGGAGTTAAGAGAGAACGCCGAGAAGCGAAATCGAAAAATGCTGAGGAGAGGGAGCAAGCATCAAAAAAGCAAAAGGAAGATTCC
Encoded here:
- the LOC133035622 gene encoding ribosome production factor 2 homolog, translating into MMKLKTPKKGKARRELEKRAPKLVETGKKTLILHGSKTSGVLNSVLTQIYHLKKESSVRFSRKNGEVRPFESGGETALEFFSQKTDCGMFVFGSHSKKRPDNLVLGRFYDHHIYDLMEVGVENFKPVESFKYDAKLAPKAGSKPFIAFIGEGFDSVEELRHLKEVLLDLLRGEVIENINIAGIDRAYVCTATSSNKVFLTHCALRLKKSGTVVPRMELIEIGPSMDFVVRRHRLPNEGLKKEAMRTLKDQAKKKVKNVSEDIIEGKIGKVYIPDQKVGETALPYKAKGVKRERREAKSKNAEEREQASKKQKEDSTLE